From a single Miscanthus floridulus cultivar M001 chromosome 8, ASM1932011v1, whole genome shotgun sequence genomic region:
- the LOC136473163 gene encoding ATP synthase subunit d, mitochondrial-like has protein sequence MSGNGAKKVVDVAVKAGKAIDWDGMAKMLVSEEARKEFATLRRTFEDVNHQLQTKFSQEPQPIDWEYYRKGIGSKVVDMYKEAYESIEIPKYVDTVTPEYKPKFDALVVELKEAEKASLKESERIEKEIAELKEMKKKISTMTADEYFEKHPELKKKFDDEIRNDYWGY, from the exons ATGAGCGGCAACGGCGCGAAGAAGGTGGTCGATGTGGCGGTGAAGGCCGGCAAGGCGATCGACTGGGACGGCATGGCCAAGATGCTCGTCTCCGAGGAAGCGCGCAAGGAGTTCGCCACCCTCCGCCGCACCTTCGAGGACGTCAACCACCAGCTCCAGACCAAGTTCTCCCAG GAACCCCAACCGATTGATTGGGAGTACTACAGAAAAGGGATTGGATCAAAAGTGGTGGATATGTACAAAGAGGCTTATGAAA GCATTGAGATCCCGAAGTACGTCGACACAGTTACTCCCGAGTACAAGCCAAAGTTTGATGCTCTG GTCGTTGAATTGAAGGAGGCTGAGAAAGCGTCTCTGAAGGAGTCAGAAAGGATAGAGAAGGAAATTGCTGAACTCAAGGAAATGAAG AAAAAGATCAGTACAATGACAGCAGATGAGTACTTTGAGAAGCACCCTGAACTCAAGAAGAAATTTGACGATGAAATCCGTAACGATTACTGGGGATATTGA
- the LOC136477122 gene encoding uncharacterized protein translates to MAVLRLRLRVSLRLRSIPLLLSQPDAATVRRSLACASASPAPAPARAMAAPSSSSATPSPYTTLVGRVSCEREIKRSKFIAIAAPVPNERAAMAFLDQVKDPRATHNCWAYKLGEQFRYNDDGEPSSTAGKPIYSAIVSSGIDMVMVVVIRYFGGIKLGTGGLVRAYGGVASECLKDAPTCLVKPKARVGMEIPFDLLGTVYHQLQHFQAEDIKQDYDTGKDGTVMVMFEVEYEKIENLGNAVNSACSRKIELYL, encoded by the exons ATGGCGGTGCTGCGCCTGCGGCTGCGCGTATCCCTACGCCTCCGCTCCATTCCCCTCCTGCTCTCCCAGCCAGACGCCGCCACAGTCCGGCGTAGTTTAGCCTGCGCCAGCGCCTCCCCAGCCCCTGCTCCCGCGCGGGCCATGGCGGCCCCGTCCTCCTCATCCGCGACGCCCTCCCCGTACACGACGCTCGTCGGGCGCGTGAGCTGCGAGCGCGAGATCAAGCGCAGCAAGTTCATCGCCATCGCCGCCCCCGTCCCCAACGAGCGTGCCGCCATGGCCTTCCTGGACCAG GTCAAGGATCCACGTGCTACCCATAATTGCTGGGCATACAAG CTGGGAGAGCAATTCCGTTACAACGATGATGGTGAACCTTCTAGCACAGCTGGGAAGCCAATATACTCTGCCATCGTTTCCTCTGGCATTGATATGGTCATGGTGGTTGTGATTAG ATATTTTGGAGGCATAAAACTGGGAACCGGTGGACTGGTGAGAGCTTATGGTGGGGTTGCTTCTGAATGTCTTAAAGATGCTCCTACTTGTCTTGTGAAACCAAAG GCTCGTGTGGGTATGGAAATACCATTTGATCTGTTGGGCACAGTCTATCATCAG CTGCAACATTTCCAAGCTGAAGATATTAAACAGGACTACGACACTGGAAAAGATGGTACTGTTATGGTCATGTTCGAAGTGGAATATGAAAAAATTGAGAATCTTGGAAATGCAGTGAATTCAGCTTGTAGCAGGAAAATAGAACTATATCTATAA
- the LOC136469683 gene encoding transcription factor AIG1-like, which yields MVVTDDGEGERSTPAPAPALWEKERGRSHSEAERKRRQRINAHLATLRTLVPSASRMDKAALLGEVVRHVRELRAKASDAAAGVGPGVIPGEGDEVGAEEEEDDYWRRHGGHFGADDDDNLPPPRRVVRAWVCCDDRPGLLSDLGRAVRSVRNARPVRVEVATVGGRTRSVLELDVRGDGYDDNATAAAGNGRAVALSTLRAAMRAVLLNRDDHVVAAAGEGYKRPRFSSAQIAKVQ from the exons ATGGTGGTGACGGACGACGGAGAGGGGGAGCGCtcgacgccggcgccggcgccggcgctgtgGGAGAAGGAGCGGGGCCGGAGCCACAGCGAGGCCGAGCGCAAGCGGCGGCAGCGGATCAACGCCCACCTCGCCACGCTCCGCACCCTCGTCCCCTCCGCATCCCGG ATGGACAAGGCGGCGTTGCTGGGCGAGGTGGTGCGGCACGTGCGGGAGCTGCGCGCGAAGGCGAGCGACGCGGCGGCGGGGGTCGGCCCCGGTGTCATCCCGGGGGAGGGCGACGAGGTGggcgccgaggaggaggaggacgactacTGGCGGCGGCACGGTGGTCACTTCGGCGCCGATGACGACGACAacctgccgccgccgcggcgcgtcGTCAGGGCGTGGGTGTGCTGCGACGACCGCCCGGGGCTCCTGTCCGACCTGGGCCGCGCCGTCCGCTCCGTCAGGAACGCGCGCCCCGTCCGCGTGGAGGTCGCCACCGTCGGCGGGAGGACCCGCAGCGTCCTGGAGCTGGACGTCCGCGGCGACGGCTACGACGACAACGCAACCGCCGCCGCGGGCAACGGGAGGGCGGTGGCGCTGTCCACGCTGCGCGCGGCGATGCGCGCCGTGCTGCTCAACCGGGACGAccacgtcgtcgccgccgccggggaGGGATACAAGCGGCCACGCTTCTCCTCCGCGCAGATCGCCAAGGTGCAGTGA
- the LOC136469682 gene encoding uncharacterized protein, protein MVVPNYTYLKLEMPGPDGVIMIESMYKHAYDCDVECIEYTEALVEAETLIVDLDRLGSHLPEPKHRARTFEPAEAIKLVPVDPACPNDRALRISATLDIK, encoded by the coding sequence atggtggtccccaactacacctacctcaagctcgaGATGCCAGGTCCCGATGGcgtcatcatgattgagtccatgtacaaacatgcatacgactgcgacgtcgagtgcatcgagtacaccgaggctctcgtggaggccgagaccctcatcgtcgaccTTGACCGACTCGGTAGCCACCTGCCCGAGCCCAAGCATCGAGCTAGGACTTTCGAGCCCGcagaggccatcaaacttgtcccagTCGACCCTGCGTGCCCCAACGACCGggcactgaggatcagcgccactcttgacatcaaatag
- the LOC136477123 gene encoding vegetative cell wall protein gp1-like, producing MARSGPGCHLLVLLLALTAFNGSLAARHLLDTAAAPEAAPAQPSIPAVPTKLPPVPSIPAVPTTLTLPPMPSIPAVPKMTIPTIPSIPIPKLALPPTAAGAIPSLPNPVIPTTVPAIPKVQITLPPMPSIPTTVPSIPTTIPTTIPTIPGLQVPPLTAPSPQTTNP from the coding sequence ATGGCTCGTAGTGGACCTGGTTGCCATCTTCTCGTCCTGCTCCTAGCCCTGACTGCCTTCAATGGCAGCCTTGCAGCTCGACATCTCTTGGACACAGCAGCTGCGCCAGAGGCCGCACCTGCTCAGCCGTCCATTCCAGCGGTTCCAACCAAACTGCCTCCAGTGCCTTCCATACCAGCAGTTCCAACCACGCTGACGCTGCCTCCAATGCCTTCCATTCCAGCGGTCCCAAAGATGACAATCCCAACAATTCCATCCATACCTATTCCAAAGTTAGCCCTGCCACCAACAGCTGCTGGCGCAATCCCATCTCTCCCAAACCCGGTGATTCCAACCACTGTACCAGCTATTCCTAAAGTCCAGATTACCCTGCCACCAATGCCCTCGATCCCTACTACTGTGCCATCCATTCCAACTACGATTCCAACAACAATCCCAACCATTCCCGGACTCCAGGTGCCTCCACTCACCGCCCCATCCCCACAAACCACCAACCCTTGA
- the LOC136477124 gene encoding vegetative cell wall protein gp1-like, translating to MARSGLGCRLLVLLLALTAFNGSLAARHLLDTAAAPEAAPAQPSIPAVPTKQPPVPSIPAVPTTLTLPPMPSIPAVPMMTNPTIPSIPIPKLALPPTAAGAIPSLPNPVIPTTVPAIPKVQVTLPPMPSIPTIVPSIPTTIPTTIPTIPGLQVPPLTAPSPQTTNP from the coding sequence ATGGCTCGTAGCGGACTTGGTTGCCGTCTTCTCGTCCTGCTCCTAGCCCTGACTGCCTTCAATGGCAGCCTTGCAGCTCGACATCTCTTGGACACAGCAGCTGCGCCAGAGGCCGCACCTGCTCAGCCGTCCATTCCAGCGGTTCCAACCAAACAGCCTCCAGTGCCTTCCATACCAGCAGTTCCAACCACGCTGACGCTGCCTCCAATGCCTTCCATTCCAGCGGTCCCAATGATGACAAACCCAACAATTCCCTCCATTCCTATTCCAAAGTTAGCCCTGCCACCAACAGCTGCTGGCGCAATCCCATCTCTCCCAAACCCGGTGATTCCAACCACCGTACCAGCTATTCCTAAAGTCCAGGTTACCCTGCCACCAATGCCCTCGATCCCCACTATTGTGCCATCCATTCCAACTACGATTCCAACAACAATCCCTACCATTCCCGGACTCCAGGTGCCTCCACTCACCGCCCCATCCCCACAAACCACCAACCCTTGA